One genomic region from Methanonatronarchaeum thermophilum encodes:
- a CDS encoding LSM domain-containing protein, with product MEDNVLSDNRPLDILNESIGSPVIIRLKRNREFRGTLQGYDVHMNVVLKDAEELSNEESQQHDTLIVRGDNVVYISP from the coding sequence ATGGAGGATAATGTTTTGAGTGACAACAGACCACTTGATATTTTAAACGAATCGATTGGATCACCAGTAATAATCCGCTTGAAAAGAAACAGAGAGTTCCGTGGTACGCTTCAAGGATACGATGTTCACATGAACGTTGTTTTAAAAGATGCCGAGGAATTAAGTAACGAAGAATCACAACAACACGATACACTAATAGTACGTGGAGATAATGTTGTGTATATATCACCCTAA
- a CDS encoding 50S ribosomal protein L37e, with the protein MGKGTPSFGGRQKKLHVKCRRCGSKSYHVRQKVCASCGFGKSKKIRSYNWQNKKNGEYK; encoded by the coding sequence ATGGGAAAAGGAACACCATCATTCGGTGGTAGACAAAAAAAACTTCACGTAAAATGCAGAAGATGCGGAAGCAAATCCTACCACGTAAGACAGAAAGTATGTGCCTCATGTGGCTTCGGAAAATCCAAAAAAATACGAAGCTACAACTGGCAAAACAAAAAAAATGGAGAATATAAATAA
- a CDS encoding MBL fold metallo-hydrolase, with product MEIRFLGTGGGRFTTMFQKRFTGGFRIDGFDNYIHLDPGPGALLLSNQLGLSPIVLNAIVLSHAHPDHYTDVEPLIEAMTKAGTRDRGVLLSSKSGVETIDGYGPVISKYHRDMAGDVKVLDNDLVFELKNKVKIKSFKVHHSDPSSCGVRVETPNGDIGYTGDTTYFDKLPNKLKGVRVLIMNVTRPLNSDINYHLSTNEAIKLISKVQPEIAIMTHFGYNMLESGVEEQACIVQGETDVDTIAAEDFMKVVVEKEIKTTKRQSKLIDFKAI from the coding sequence ATGGAGATCAGGTTTCTAGGAACCGGTGGCGGCCGTTTTACAACAATGTTTCAAAAGAGGTTCACCGGTGGATTTAGAATAGATGGTTTTGACAACTACATACATCTGGATCCAGGGCCTGGAGCGCTTCTCCTTTCAAACCAATTAGGTTTATCTCCAATAGTTCTAAATGCCATCGTTTTATCACACGCACATCCAGATCACTACACAGATGTTGAACCCTTAATAGAAGCCATGACAAAAGCTGGAACTCGTGACAGAGGTGTGTTATTGAGCAGTAAGAGTGGTGTTGAAACAATCGATGGCTACGGTCCTGTAATCTCTAAATACCACCGAGATATGGCTGGAGATGTTAAGGTATTGGATAATGACCTGGTTTTTGAACTAAAAAACAAAGTAAAAATCAAATCCTTCAAGGTCCATCATTCCGACCCATCTAGCTGTGGAGTCAGGGTTGAAACACCAAACGGCGATATCGGCTACACCGGCGATACAACCTACTTCGATAAACTACCAAATAAACTAAAAGGAGTGCGGGTTTTAATCATGAACGTAACCCGACCCCTAAACTCAGATATAAACTACCACCTTTCAACAAATGAAGCAATAAAACTAATCTCCAAGGTACAGCCAGAGATAGCTATAATGACTCATTTCGGATACAACATGCTAGAATCAGGTGTTGAAGAACAAGCATGTATTGTTCAAGGCGAAACCGATGTAGATACAATTGCAGCCGAAGACTTCATGAAGGTAGTTGTTGAAAAAGAAATAAAAACAACCAAAAGACAAAGTAAGTTAATCGATTTTAAAGCCATCTAA